The following are from one region of the Trichoplusia ni isolate ovarian cell line Hi5 chromosome 1, tn1, whole genome shotgun sequence genome:
- the LOC113492317 gene encoding uncharacterized protein LOC113492317 — MALPLLLLLLMKFVDIQGRTEVGAEFGFQPDNMTHFDVYASALSKAHYNPWVCSYRTEPGYKCLSCHKALHCYPSNFALLVQCAGLFPYCRNGYCSRFKTEGCVEESDNAHAVNTHSTMPPYVSTSKPTSPKQNSTEEMNAPVSESTNVIEITSESQNVTEIIREEIDSVSVTETTKPEIRLGTYARRSNH, encoded by the exons ATGGCTCTGCCTCTGTTATTGTTGCTTTTG atgAAGTTTGTTGATATTCAAGGCAGAACAGAAGTTG GAGCTGAGTTTGGTTTCCAACCCGACAACATGACGCATTTCGATGTCTACGCGAGTGCGCTGAGCAAGGCACATTATAATCCTTGGGTTTGCAGTTATAGGACTGAG CCGGGTTACAAATGCCTTAGTTGTCATAAGGCACTCCACTGCTACCCCAGCAACTTCGCGCTGTTAGTGCAGTGCGCCGGCCTGTTCCCGTACTGCCGCAACGGTTACTGCTCCAGGTTCAAAACTGAGGGGTGTGTCGAGGAATCTGATAACGCCCATGCCGTTAACACCCATAGTACCATGCCACCCTACGTGTCAACATCCAAGCCCACAAGCCCGAAACAAAATAGTACGGAAGAAATGAATGCCCCCGTTTCCGAAAGCACAAATGTGATTGAAATAACTTCTGAATCACAAAATGTTACCGAAATCATAAGGGAAGAAATTGATAGTGTGAGCGTAACGGAAACCACTAAACCCGAAATCAGATTGGGAACATATGCTCGAAGATCTAATCATTAG
- the LOC113500300 gene encoding uncharacterized protein LOC113500300, translating into MAKIKTLFFLFAILVSSTIILAQEQSESSESSNDSEASSATPEDQPESKEVGPVGPEPKSPQLNYFFGSLSRPKRSAQRENRRRNRVNRANGNNNNGGNNRRNRNYRRNNGNIRRNNRGNNRGNSRNMNRGNNRRNNRGNNRGNNRGNNGGNSRGNNRGENNRGNNRNNFRCNYRRQGNSMCTSCTSVRRCNRNNLGRDINCSGRTPYCRNGRCSKRKGALCGNTSTTSDDSDEDSTSSGGGSGSSSGSSGTTKSNRSSTSSGSSDSSDSSSSSSSGSSSSSSSSSTTTASDNDNSSTKKGSNSDTTSTKGSDSDTTSTKGSDTTSTSTTSSSTTTTTSTTESSSDSDSNSDSDSSSSSSTSSSTSSDSTSTSGSTSTTSTSGSTSTSDSTSTTSTSDSTSTSDSTSTTSTSDSTSTSDSTSTTSTSDSTSTSDSTSTTSTSDSTSTSDSTSTKSTSDSTSTSDSSSTTSTTDSTCTSDSTSTTSTSDSTSTSDSTSTTSTSDSTSTSDSTSTTSTTDSTSTSDSTSTTSTSDSTSTSDSTSTTSTSDSTSTSDSTSTTSTTDSTSTSDSTSTTSTSDSTSTSTSTSTTSSDDEEDDSSVTSPYQPHVSSTIILAQEQSDSTESSNDSEATSAASNDQPESKEVGPAGPVPKGPQLTDIFGGLSRPKRSAQRQNRRRNNGNNNNGGNNRRSRLNGRNNGNNRRGSRGNSGGNNRRVNRGSNRRANRGNNRGNNRGNNRGNNRGNNRGNNRGNNRGNNRGVNRGNNRGNNRGNNRRNNRSNNRGNNRGNNRGNNNGGNNGEGNNNGDNNGNTVRCNFRKQGRSMCTSCTSARRCNRNNVGRDIDCSGDTPYCRNGRCSRTKGALCSSTDDSNEGSTSSGGGSGSSSSSSGTTKSNDDESGSSTSSGSSGSSSSSDSSDSSDSDSDSSGSSGSSSSSSSSSTTTSSGDDDSDTTSTKDSDTTSTSTTSSGTTTTTSTTESSSDSDSDSDSDSSSSSSTSSSTSSDSTSTSGSTSTTSTSGSTSTTSTSDSTSTSGSTSTTSTSDSTSTSDSTSTTSTSDSTSTSDSTSTTSTSDSTSTSDSTSTTSTSDSTSTSDSTSTTSTSDSTSTSDSTSTTSTSDSTSTSDSTSTSTTTDSTSTSDSTSTSTTTDSTSTSDSTSTSTTTDSTSTSDSTSTTSTSDSTSTSDSTSTSTTTDSTSTSDSTSTTSTSDSTSTSDSTSTSTTTDSTSTSTSSTSDSTSTSTSTSTSTSTSTTSSS; encoded by the exons ATGGCCAAAATCAAAACCCTATTTTTTCTGTTCGCTATTCTG GTTTCATCTACAATAATCTTGGCACAAGAACAAAGTGAATCAAGTGAATCTTCAAATGATTCTGAAGCATCGTCTGCCACTCCGGAGGATCAGCCTGAAAGCAAAGAAGTAGGTCCGGTGGGTCCAGAACCCAAAAGCCcacaattaaattacttttttggtAGCCTTTCTCGTCCAAAAAGGTCAGCGCAAAGAGAGAATCGTAGGCGGAATAGGGTCAACAGAGCCAACGGAAATAATAACAATGGTGGGAATAACAGAAGGAACAGGAACTACAGACGTAATAATGGGAACATTCGGCGCAACAACCGAGGCAACAATAGGGGCAACAGTAGGAACATGAACAGGGGCAATAACAGACGTAATAACAGAGGAAACAACAGGGGCAACAACAGGGGTAATAACGGAGGCAACAGCAGAGGTAACAACAGGGGCGAAAATAACAGGGGCAATAACCGTAATAATTTCAGATGCAATTACAGGAGACAG GGTAATTCTATGTGCACATCGTGCACTTCAGTCCGCCGTTGCAATCGTAACAACTTAGGTAGGGATATTAATTGCAGCGGTCGCACTCCATACTGCAGGAATGGCCGGTGTTCCAAGAGAAAAGGAGCACTTTGTGGCAATACTTCTACAACAAGTGATGATTCTGACGAAGATTCTACTTCTTCTGGTGGAGGTTCTGGATCTTCATCCGGCTCGTCGGGTACGACAAAATCGAATCGATCGTCCACCTCGTCAGGATCATCAGACTCGTCCGATTCTAGCTCTTCCAGCTCTTCAGGATCATCAAGTTCATCATCCTCTTCTAGTACTACAACTGCATCAGATAACGACAATTCATCCACCAAGAAGGGCTCAAATTCGGACACCACTAGTACTAAAGGCTCGGATTCGGACACAACTAGTACCAAAGGCTCAGACACTACTAGCACTAGTACCACAAGCTCAAGCACAACTACTACGACTAGCACGACTGAATCATCTAGTGACTCTGACTCAAATAGTGACTCTGACTCATCTAGCTCTTCAAGCACTAGTTCATCTACTTCATCTGACTCAACTAGCACGTCAGGCTCTACCAGTACTACTAGTACATCGGGCTCAACTAGTACGTCAGACTCAACCAGTACCACAAGTACATCTGACTCTACCAGCACGTCAGATTCAACAAGCACTACAAGTACTTCAGACTCTACTAGTACGTCTGACTCAACGAGCACTACAAGCACATCTGACTCTACTAGCACGTCAGACTCAACCAGTACCACTAGTACATCTGATTCAACTAGCACTTCAGACTCAACCAGTACTAAAAGTACATCGGACTCAACTAGTACGTCAGACTCATCAAGTACAACCAGTACAACGGACTCTACTTGTACGTCAGACTCAACCAGTACCACCAGTACATCTGATTCAACTAGCACTTCAGACTCAACCAGCACTACAAGTACATCGGACTCAACCAGTACATCAGACTCAACTAGTACAACCAGTACAACGGACTCTACTAGTACGTCAGACTCAACCAGTACCACCAGTACATCTGATTCAACTAGCACCTCAGACTCGACCAGCACTACAAGTACATCGGACTCAACTAGTACATCAGACTCAACAAGTACAACCAGTACAACGGACTCTACTAGTACGTCAGACTCAACTAGTACCACTAGTACATCCGACTCCACGAGTACCTCAACTTCAACTTCCACTACTAGTAGTGATGATGAGGAAGATGATAGCTC CGTCACGAGTCCATACCAACCGCAT GTTTCATCTACAATTATTTTGGCTCAAGAACAAAGTGATTCAACTGAATCCTCAAACGATTCTGAAGCAACTTCTGCCGCTTCCAATGATCAGCCTGAAAGCAAAGAAGTAGGCCCTGCGGGTCCTGTACCCAAAGGCCCGCAGTTAACTGACATTTTTGGAGGGCTTTCTCGTCCTAAAAGGTCTGCACAAAGACAAAATCGCAGGCGTAACAACGGTAATAATAACAATGGCGGAAATAACAGACGTAGTAGACTGAACGGTCGTAATAATGGGAATAATAGACGCGGTAGCAGGGGTAACAGTGGAGGCAACAACAGGCGCGTCAACAGAGGCAGCAACAGGCGTGCCAACAGAGGCAACAATAGGGGCAATAACAGAGGCAATAACAGGGGCAATAACAGAGGCAATAACAGAGGCAATAACAGAGGCAATAACAGAGGCAATAACAGGGGCGTCAACAGGGGCAATAACAGGGGCAATAACAGGGGTAATAACAGGCGCAACAACAGGAGTAACAACAGAGGCAACAACAGAGGTAACAACAGAGGAAACAATAATGGGGGCAACAATGGCGAGGGCAATAACAACGGGGACAACAACGGTAATACAGTCAGATGTAACTTCAGAAAGCAG GGTCGTTCTATGTGCACATCGTGCACCTCAGCCCGCCGTTGCAATCGCAACAACGTTGGCAGGGATATCGATTGCAGCGGAGATACTCCATACTGCAGGAATGGCCGGTGTTCCAGAACAAAAGGGGCTCTTTGTAGCTCCACTGATGATTCTAATGAAGGTTCTACTTCATCTGGTGGAGGTTCCGGATCGTCATCCAGTTCGTCGGGTACGACCAAGTCGAATGATGATGAGTCAGGATCATCTACCTCGTCAGGATCATCAGGCTCATCAAGTTCATCAGACTCCTCGGACTCATCGGATTCTGATTCTGACTCTTCCGGCTCTTCAGGATCGTCTAGTTCGTCATCCTCGTCTAGTACTACAACTTCATCAGGCGACGATGATTCAGACACCACCAGTACTAAAGACTCAGACACAACTAGCACTAGCACAACAAGCTCAGGCACGACTACTACGACGAGCACGACTGAGTCATCTAGTGACTCTGACTCAGATAGTGACTCTGACTCATCTAGCTCTTCTAGCACCAGTTCTTCTACTTCATCTGACTCTACCAGCACGTCAGGCTCCACCAGTACTACTAGTACATCAGGTTCAACAAGCACTACCAGCACTTCAGACTCTACTAGTACGTCTGGCTCAACTAGTACAACTAGTACATCTGACTCTACTAGCACCTCAGACTCGACCAGTACCACTAGTACATCCGATTCTACCAGCACGTCTGACTCAACGAGCACTACAAGTACTTCAGACTCTACTAGTACGTCTGACTCAACCAGTACTACTAGTACATCTGACTCGACCAGTACGTCAGATTCAACTAGTACTACTAGCACATCTGATTCAACTAGCACCTCAGACTCGACCAGTACTACAAGTACATCGGACTCAACCAGTACGTCAGACTCAACCAGTACAAGCACTACAACGGACTCGACCAGTACGTCAGACTCAACCAGTACAAGCACTACAACAGACTCGACCAGTACGTCAGACTCAACCAGTACAAGCACTACAACGGACTCAACTAGTACGTCAGATTCAACCAGTACTACAAGTACATCGGACTCAACCAGTACGTCAGACTCAACCAGTACAAGCACTACAACGGACTCGACTAGTACGTCAGATTCAACCAGTACTACTAGTACATCGGACTCAACCAGTACGTCAGACTCAACCAGTACAAGCACTACAACGGACTCGACTAGTACGAGTACATCTAGTACATCTGATTCTACCAGTACCTCAACCTCAACTTCCACTTCAACTTCGACTTCGACTACCAGTAGCTCGTAA
- the LOC113492301 gene encoding neuropeptide-like precursor 1 isoform X1 — translation MSDARASIGRHRGCLLLVAALVVAFSSYIEQVVGLPAEPISQWPSFPRRNIAALARDGYLRNTASKAYKRGISTLAKNGLLPTYRSPYVEAEKQDQNQDETQEKRNVASIARLRSYAAMKRNIQALARDGYRVGRGQYNPSNDKRNIAALARNGLIHKKEDANEDEYYFPFYQNPIAPVSEIDHPFDINEMYDYQQSINPDMFPSMSQVYKRSQYEPYYDYYNQKDLNDNYFKRSFAGSPVHGLYRPNYFEPTSRTKRYVLSLPDNVDEDEMIDQNDIEAGEKRSVGSIPLTRISELGNISLVPKLSQQAIQTTPTYRRRQYLLTRTRPVGSSTDR, via the exons ATGAGCGACGCACGGGCAAGCATTGGGAGGCATCGCGGCTGCCTTTTGCTTGTCGCTGCCTTAGTAGTGGCTTTCTCCTCGTACATTGAGCAG gTGGTGGGTTTGCCTGCTGAACCCATAAGTCAATGGCCTTCATTTCCTAGAAGGAATATAGCAGCTTTAGCCAGAGATGGGTACTTGAGAAACACTGCATCTAAAGCGTATAAACGAGGCATTTCCACACTTGCCAAAAATGGCTTATTGCCAACATATCGCTCGCCTTACGTTGAAGCCGAAAAACAAGATCAGAATCAAGATGAGACACAGGAAAAGAGGAATGTGGCGTCCATTGCCCGTCTCCGCAGCTACGCAGCCATGAAAAGGAACATCCAAGCTCTCGCTCGGGATGGCTACCGCGTGGGCAGAGGGCAGTACAACCCCTCAAATGACAAACGCAACATCGCAGCTTTGGCGAGGAACGGCTTGATTCACAAGAAAGAAGATGCCAACGAGGATGAGTACTACTTCCCATTTTACCAGAACCCTATCGCACCGGTGTCTGAAATTGATCATCCATTTGATATCAATGAAATGTACGATTACCAACAATCAATTAATCCCGATATGTTCCCGTCTATGTCTCAAGTGTATAAGCGCAGTCAGTATGAACCGTACTACGACTATTACAATCAGAAAGATTTGAATGACAACTATTTCAAGAGGAGCTTCGCTGGTAGCCCAGTGCACGGGCTGTACCGACCTAACTACTTCGAACCGACTTCTAGAACCAAGAGATATGTGCTGTCACTCCCTGATAACGTGGATGAGGACGAAATGATCGATCAAAACGATATTGAGGCTGGAGAAAAACGCTCCGTAG GAAGCATTCCCCTGACGAGAATTTCGGAATTAG GGAATATCTCTCTAGTCCCGAAGCTGAGCCAGCAGGCAATACAGACGACGCCGACATACCGCCGCCGCCAGTACCTGCTCACTCGCACCCGACCGGTCGGCTCCTCCACCGACCGCTAA
- the LOC113500290 gene encoding uncharacterized protein LOC113500290: MAKTKTLLFLFAILVSSTIILAQEQSEATEASNDSEATSAASSDSSDQPPSQEVGPAGLGLKFPKLPDFLGGLSRPKRSAQRDNRRRNRNNRASGDNSNNGNNGNNRRNRNNRRSNRSNNRRGRAVRCNFKKQGRNMCTSCTSRQRCNRSNVGREIQCRGRTPYCRNGRCSRRKGALCSSSTSTTSGDSSQSSGGSEESGSSSSSSGTTSSNEDNSGSSSSGSSSSSSSSDSSDSNSSSSSSSSDSDSSSSSSSSASDSSSSSTASDSDSSSSSSSSSSTTASGDDSSSTTSGSDSDTTSTTASDSTSTTESSDSSSTSDSTSSSEDSTSSSSTSDSTSTSDSTSTSDSTSSSSTSSSTSTTSSDDGSDDVNRTRGTVTSTIILAQEQNEASESSNDSEATSAAPNDQPPSKEVGPSGPGPKGPPLPDFFGGLSRSKRSAQRENRRRNRVNRANRNNGDNIDGGNNRNNRRNRIYRRNNGYNRRNNRGSNRGNNRGNNRSNNRGNNRRTCDFKKQGRSMCTSCTSARRCYRNNVGRDIKCSGRTPYCRNGRCSRRKGALCRSSTSTTSGGSENDSSSSSGGGSGSSSSSSGTTNSNGDDSGSSSSSGSSTSSGSGSTTSSGSSSSSDSSDSSDSDSSSSSESSSSSSSTTSTTASSDDDSSTTKGSDSETTSTTGSDSTSTSTTGSDSTSTSTTSSDTTSTTSSDTTSTTESSSDSDSSSDSDSTSSSSTSSSSSSDSTSTTSTSDSTSTSDSTSTTSTSDSTSTSDSTSTSDSTSTSDSTTSDSTSTTSTSDSTSTSDSTSTSTSDSTSTSTSSSSTSTSTTSSDDDEDDSS; encoded by the exons ATGGCAAAAACCAAAACCTTACTTTTTCTGTTCGCCATCCTG GTTTCATCCACGATAATCTTGGCACAAGAACAAAGTGAAGCAACTGAAGCTTCAAATGATTCTGAAGCCACGTCCGCCGCTTCCAGTGATTCCAGTGACCAGCCACCAAGCCAAGAAGTAGGCCCAGCGGGTCTCGGACTGAAATTCCCTAAGTTGCCTGACTTTTTAGGAGGCCTTTCACGTCCAAAGCGGTCTGCACAAAGAGATAATCGACGCCGAAACAGGAACAACAGAGCTAGCGGAGATAATAGCAATAATGGAAACAACGGGAATAATAGACGTAATAGGAACAACAGGCGTTCGAACAGGAGTAACAACCGTCGTGGTCGTGCGGTCAGATGCAACTTTAAGAAGCAG GGTCGTAACATGTGCACGTCATGCACGTCACGTCAACGTTGCAACCGTTCCAACGTTGGTAGAGAAATTCAATGCCGCGGACGTACTCCATACTGCAGGAATGGTCGTTGCTCCAGAAGGAAAGGGGCACTTTGCAGTTCATCTACGTCCACAACAAGTGGTGATTCTTCCCAAAGTTCCGGTGGCAGTGAGGAATCAGGATCCTCCTCCAGTTCGTCGGGCACCACAAGTTCGAACGAGGACAATTCAGGGTCTTCCAGCTCAGGGTCATCGAGCTCATCCAGCTCATCAGACTCGTCGGACTCTAACTCATCTAGTTCATCTTCCTCGTCGGATTCCGACTCCTCCAGTTCATCATCCTCTTCGGCTTCCGATTCATCTAGTTCATCTACTGCCTCTGATTCTGATTCTTCTAGCTCATCATCCTCATCAAGTAGCACAACCGCTTCTGGTGACGATAGTTCATCCACGACATCAGGGTCAGACTCAGACACGACTAGTACAACCGCCTCAGATTCTACTAGCACAACAGAGTCGTCAGATTCATCCAGTACCTCTGACTCGACCAGTTCTTCAGAAGATTCGACTAGTTCTTCGAGTACATCGGACTCTACCAGCACTTCAGATTCAACCAGTACTTCTGATTCAACCAGTTCATCATCCACCAGCTCATCAACTTCAACTACCAGTAGTGATGACGGTAGTGATGACG TTAATAGAACAAGAGGGACA GTTACATCTACAATAATCTTGGCACAAGAACAAAATGAAGCATCCGAATCCTCAAACGATTCTGAAGCTACGTCTGCTGCTCCCAATGATCAGCCACCAAGCAAAGAAGTAGGCCCGTCTGGTCCTGGACCTAAGGGCCCTCCGCTACCTGACTTCTTTGGAGGCCTCTCACGTTCAAAACGGTCTGCTCAAAGAGAAAACCGTCGCCGGAATAGAGTAAACCGGGCTAACAGGAATAACGGTGATAATATCGATGGTGgaaataacagaaataatagACGGAATAGGATTTACAGACGTAATAATGGGTACAATAGGCGTAACAACAGAGGTAGCAATCGAGGCAACAACAGAGGCAACAACAGAAGCAATAACAGAGGAAACAACCGTCGTACCTGCGACTTCAAGAAACAG GGTCGTTCTATGTGCACATCGTGCACCTCAGCCCGCCGTTGCTATCGCAACAACGTCGGCAGAGATATCAAATGCAGTGGTCGTACCCCTTACTGCAGGAATGGCCGGTGCTCCAGAAGGAAAGGAGCGCTTTGTCGTAGCTCTACTTCCACAACAAGTGGTGGTTCTGAAAAtgattcttcttcttcttctggTGGAGGTTCTGGATCTTCGTCCAGTTCGTCGGGAACGACAAATTCCAATGGAGATGACTCTGGGTCTTCCAGCTCATCAGGATCGTCCACATCGTCAGGATCAGGATCAACTACTTCATCAGGTTCATCAAGTTCGTCAGACTCATCAGATTCATCCGATTCTGACTCTTCCAGTTCTTCAGAATCATCTAGTTCATCATCTTCAACTACTTCCACAACCGCCTCTAGTGACGATGATTCATCCACCACGAAGGGATCAGATTCGGAAACAACCAGTACAACAGGCTCAGATTCAACTAGTACTTCTACAACTGGTTCAGATTCAACTAGTACTAGTACAACAAGCTCAGATACTACTAGCACAACAAGCTCGGATACGACCAGTACGACGGAGTCATCTAGTGATTCAGACTCGTCTAGTGATTCTGACTCCACTAGCTCATCAAGCACTAGCTCTTCGTCTTCATCTGACTCCACAAGTACTACTAGTACATCTGACTCAACTAGCACTTCGGACTCAACAAGTACTACCAGCACATCTGACTCAACTAGCACTTCAGACTCAACAAGTACAAGTGACTCTACTAGTACGTCAGACTCAACTACTTCAGACTCAACGAGTACAACTAGCACATCTGATTCTACCAGCACGTCAGATTCAACAAGTACCAGTACGTCTGACTCCACTAGTACCTCAACCTCTAGTTCTTCTACATCAACTTCCACTACTAGTagcgatgatgatgaagatgatagTTCATAA
- the LOC113492329 gene encoding myotrophin-like isoform X2 encodes MNIDVNALIDGRVPLHYAADYGQTAVLNYLLDKGADPNMVDKHGISVLLAAIWEGHTDCVKTLLKNGASKNGKTPDGTPYLEAAEKEEIKELLT; translated from the exons ATG AATATAGATGTCAATGCCTTAATTGATGGAAGAGTTCCTCTACACTATGCTGCGGATTATGGTCAAACAGCTGTATTAAACTATCTCCTGGACAAGGGTGCAGATCCGAAT ATGGTTGATAAGCATGGCATCTCAGTGCTGTTGGCAGCTATATGGGAAGGCCACACAGACTGTGTCAAGACACTGCTCAAAAAT GGTGCGTCTAAAAACGGAAAAACCCCAGATGGAACACCATATCTTGAAGCTGctgaaaaagaagaaataaaagaacttcTCACATAG
- the LOC113492301 gene encoding neuropeptide-like precursor 1 isoform X2: MSDARASIGRHRGCLLLVAALVVAFSSYIEQVVGLPAEPISQWPSFPRRNIAALARDGYLRNTASKAYKRGISTLAKNGLLPTYRSPYVEAEKQDQNQDETQEKRNVASIARLRSYAAMKRNIQALARDGYRVGRGQYNPSNDKRNIAALARNGLIHKKEDANEDEYYFPFYQNPIAPVSEIDHPFDINEMYDYQQSINPDMFPSMSQVYKRSQYEPYYDYYNQKDLNDNYFKRSFAGSPVHGLYRPNYFEPTSRTKRYVLSLPDNVDEDEMIDQNDIEAGEKRSVDHDVIRDNFEKRHIGSLARLGLLPSFRYSGGRYSRSGRARLILPSQELYRKHSPDENFGIREYLSSPEAEPAGNTDDADIPPPPVPAHSHPTGRLLHRPLNNDLPTSNPLPSPPLTSTNYAEMFAKNRWQSYSKETPKFYYFRSLKVPYHTSGKRYLLLPAVDNILLRKGYRNSSLPSRRKNQ, encoded by the exons ATGAGCGACGCACGGGCAAGCATTGGGAGGCATCGCGGCTGCCTTTTGCTTGTCGCTGCCTTAGTAGTGGCTTTCTCCTCGTACATTGAGCAG gTGGTGGGTTTGCCTGCTGAACCCATAAGTCAATGGCCTTCATTTCCTAGAAGGAATATAGCAGCTTTAGCCAGAGATGGGTACTTGAGAAACACTGCATCTAAAGCGTATAAACGAGGCATTTCCACACTTGCCAAAAATGGCTTATTGCCAACATATCGCTCGCCTTACGTTGAAGCCGAAAAACAAGATCAGAATCAAGATGAGACACAGGAAAAGAGGAATGTGGCGTCCATTGCCCGTCTCCGCAGCTACGCAGCCATGAAAAGGAACATCCAAGCTCTCGCTCGGGATGGCTACCGCGTGGGCAGAGGGCAGTACAACCCCTCAAATGACAAACGCAACATCGCAGCTTTGGCGAGGAACGGCTTGATTCACAAGAAAGAAGATGCCAACGAGGATGAGTACTACTTCCCATTTTACCAGAACCCTATCGCACCGGTGTCTGAAATTGATCATCCATTTGATATCAATGAAATGTACGATTACCAACAATCAATTAATCCCGATATGTTCCCGTCTATGTCTCAAGTGTATAAGCGCAGTCAGTATGAACCGTACTACGACTATTACAATCAGAAAGATTTGAATGACAACTATTTCAAGAGGAGCTTCGCTGGTAGCCCAGTGCACGGGCTGTACCGACCTAACTACTTCGAACCGACTTCTAGAACCAAGAGATATGTGCTGTCACTCCCTGATAACGTGGATGAGGACGAAATGATCGATCAAAACGATATTGAGGCTGGAGAAAAACGCTCCGTAG ATCATGACGTCATTCGAGATAATTTCGAAAAGCGTCATATTGGCTCGCTTGCTCGGTTAGGTTTATTACCGTCCTTTAGGTACTCAGGGGGTCGGTACAGTAGATCAGGAAGAGCCAGATTGATTTTGCCTAGCCAGGAATTATACAG GAAGCATTCCCCTGACGAGAATTTCGGAATTAG GGAATATCTCTCTAGTCCCGAAGCTGAGCCAGCAGGCAATACAGACGACGCCGACATACCGCCGCCGCCAGTACCTGCTCACTCGCACCCGACCGGTCGGCTCCTCCACCGACCGCTAAACAACGACCTCCCGACATCCAACCCTTTGCCTTCACCACCCCTCACATCCACCAACTATGCAGAAATGTTTGCCAAAAATCGCTGGCAATCCTACTCCAAAGAAACGCCcaaattttactattttcgaTCCCTAAAAGTCCCATACCATACCTCTGGCAAAAGGTACTTGCTGCTCCCGGCCGTCGACAACATTTTGCTGCGGAAAGGCTACCGCAACAGCAGTCTGCCAAGTCGCCGTAAGAATCAGTAG
- the LOC113492329 gene encoding myotrophin-like isoform X1: MSELVWGIKNGDIDQVKDIVENKNIDVNALIDGRVPLHYAADYGQTAVLNYLLDKGADPNMVDKHGISVLLAAIWEGHTDCVKTLLKNGASKNGKTPDGTPYLEAAEKEEIKELLT; this comes from the exons ATGAGTGAATTAGTTTGGGGAATCAAAAACGGCGACATAGACCAAGTCAAAGACATAGTCGAAAATAAG AATATAGATGTCAATGCCTTAATTGATGGAAGAGTTCCTCTACACTATGCTGCGGATTATGGTCAAACAGCTGTATTAAACTATCTCCTGGACAAGGGTGCAGATCCGAAT ATGGTTGATAAGCATGGCATCTCAGTGCTGTTGGCAGCTATATGGGAAGGCCACACAGACTGTGTCAAGACACTGCTCAAAAAT GGTGCGTCTAAAAACGGAAAAACCCCAGATGGAACACCATATCTTGAAGCTGctgaaaaagaagaaataaaagaacttcTCACATAG